A region from the Variovorax sp. RKNM96 genome encodes:
- a CDS encoding RICIN domain-containing protein, whose product MKIRYYVMALMVPFVTLLTHAAITGVSPMTTLSNMATAVSAAVADPLPLQGPGLGNLTYTSAELFKPVSMITSPAHPLDPAHSSAYESREVPATYPGRKDYGMNAGIMVNGYFLTSFAPDSGLGPGGFLLYDVSNPRQIQLVKKIYEPEARTKEFRETHSFGTAKIGGKTYVVLPSINGVEFWDFTDVNDIKQVKKLALPGVNGGDYEDVAWQLWWQAPYLYVASAGRGIFIVDARDPANAVVANRGTGKPNPVPTGELGGFRIGPIFTMGNHMVLTAMENNGGFASLDISDPLNPKVLDSIVGTTPFYYATCFDGRNLHVSTRNGGAKMYSYDLSDRSRFVAEDNRLVIDEQLYCATQDNYVIQGAQTRIHKVDVSNPLNHVEVGRGSILREDDPNFTHSDNGQVAMFGNLVFVGNDHGSGSGFVVHQVDPDTTKPEVKQVSPVNGAKQQALTSRIGLGMTDNIRPESVNSNTFIVRPVGGNTLAGTYSVQLGIVNFHPEQPLQPGTSYEVFLPANGLKDYAGNAIAADYRSTFNTGNATDINLMHYWTLAGNLSDQIGNNNGTPVSGDAFDSIGMNFANRTAGVPLKNDSVATVLGGTASLSFYMKTTQAGGPNSWTAPGIFGRDQSGGADDVFWGWLDNNGRIKLSVGNDGGTTSTAVVNDGNWHHVVLTRDAASGAQAVYVDGVKTTSAGLTGTKGLSNKFNVLGQIQGNTALFKGTLAEVRVYGRVLTDTEVNTLRGQAIIGDPGIGGGPKLVNGQLVFNPGTLGSSGAQFRWNFGDGTQTTYSNQPNYTYTYTRPGHFTVTLTVKDANGRETFYTYNLTVIVPTTARAPTHTTNIAGDANSVYSVNPDSGTVAAIDAQTLAKRWEVRVGEEPKTLAVAPDGRIWVTVQGEDKLVVLNAADGSVSATVPLAYGSGPYGVAFTPDGAKGLLTLESKSVLMSFDPSNGATTGAVALEGNLRGIAVNSDAQVAYVTRFKSKMTGGQLHKVNLQSMSAMTTIALPVDTTTVDTESRARGVANYLSQVIISPDGTRAVLPSKKDNIVRGKFRDGNNLVHDQTVRSILSQVNLQTAAEVFGEQIDFDDRAPARAALFSPSGDYLFVAQMEGNRVAIVDPYSRSVRGEINASSAPHGLYLDATRKRLFVNNFLARSVSVHDVASVLASETAAPIFLQNVSTVAQEPMSPAALRGKQVFYNASDRRMSKDNYISCASCHADAGDDGMVWDFTQRGEGLRRTISLMGKRGLGHGKLHWTANFDEVQDFENDIRNEFGGTGFLTNADFTATQDPLGAPKAGKNAQLDDLAAYLTSLNKYMRSPARNADGSLSVDAARGQALFASAQCVTCHTGATFRDGQRHDVGTIQLSSGKGSNQPLAGVGFDTPTLVGTWNTTAFFHNGQAATLQDVLAGGHGNASSLPPADVVAIREYVRSQDTDPTPTITRIRSNLSNLCVNIKGVSTASGATAVQWPCGNANNERFTVTSLTGGYLQFKAEHSGLCLAQSGTATTNAAVVQLACSAGDTTQWSLVGGAIKNRASGSCLDVPNSSTTQDTALITWTCNGGTNQSWTQLP is encoded by the coding sequence ATGAAGATCCGGTATTACGTGATGGCATTGATGGTGCCGTTCGTCACACTGCTGACGCACGCGGCAATCACCGGGGTCAGTCCGATGACGACCCTGAGCAACATGGCAACGGCGGTCTCCGCAGCCGTCGCCGACCCGCTCCCGCTGCAGGGACCGGGCCTGGGCAACCTCACCTACACCTCGGCCGAACTGTTCAAGCCGGTGTCGATGATCACGAGCCCCGCGCACCCGCTCGATCCGGCGCACAGCAGCGCCTACGAATCGCGCGAGGTGCCCGCCACCTACCCGGGCCGCAAGGACTACGGGATGAACGCGGGCATCATGGTCAACGGCTACTTCCTCACCTCCTTCGCGCCGGACAGCGGCCTCGGCCCGGGCGGCTTTTTGCTGTACGACGTGTCGAACCCGCGCCAGATCCAGCTCGTGAAGAAGATCTACGAGCCAGAGGCGCGCACCAAGGAGTTCCGCGAGACGCACTCCTTCGGCACCGCCAAGATCGGCGGCAAGACCTACGTGGTGCTGCCCAGCATCAACGGCGTCGAGTTCTGGGACTTCACCGACGTCAACGACATCAAGCAGGTGAAGAAGCTCGCGCTGCCCGGCGTCAACGGCGGCGACTATGAGGACGTGGCCTGGCAGCTCTGGTGGCAGGCGCCGTACCTGTACGTGGCCTCGGCAGGCCGGGGCATCTTCATCGTCGATGCGAGGGACCCTGCGAACGCCGTGGTCGCGAACCGCGGCACCGGCAAGCCCAACCCGGTGCCCACCGGCGAACTCGGCGGCTTTCGCATCGGCCCGATCTTCACGATGGGCAACCACATGGTGCTGACCGCGATGGAGAACAACGGCGGCTTCGCGAGCCTGGACATCTCCGATCCGCTCAACCCCAAGGTGCTCGACTCCATCGTGGGCACCACCCCGTTCTATTACGCGACCTGCTTCGACGGCAGGAACCTGCATGTCTCCACGCGCAACGGCGGCGCCAAGATGTACAGCTACGACCTCTCCGACCGCTCGCGCTTCGTGGCCGAGGACAACCGGCTGGTCATCGACGAGCAGCTCTATTGCGCCACGCAGGACAACTACGTCATTCAAGGCGCGCAGACGCGCATCCACAAGGTGGACGTGAGCAATCCGCTCAACCACGTGGAGGTGGGCCGCGGCAGCATCCTGCGCGAGGACGACCCGAACTTCACGCACTCGGACAACGGCCAGGTCGCGATGTTCGGCAACCTCGTCTTCGTGGGCAACGACCACGGCTCGGGCAGCGGCTTCGTCGTGCACCAGGTCGACCCCGACACCACCAAGCCCGAAGTGAAACAGGTCTCGCCCGTCAACGGCGCGAAGCAGCAGGCGCTGACCTCGCGCATCGGCCTCGGCATGACGGACAACATCCGGCCCGAGAGCGTGAACTCCAACACCTTCATCGTGCGCCCGGTGGGCGGCAACACGCTGGCGGGCACCTACAGCGTGCAGCTGGGCATCGTCAACTTCCACCCCGAGCAGCCGCTGCAACCGGGCACGAGCTATGAAGTGTTCCTGCCGGCCAACGGCCTGAAGGACTATGCGGGCAACGCCATCGCTGCGGACTACCGCTCGACCTTCAACACCGGCAACGCGACCGACATCAACCTGATGCACTACTGGACGCTGGCGGGCAACCTCTCCGACCAGATCGGCAACAACAACGGCACGCCAGTGTCGGGCGACGCGTTCGATAGCATCGGCATGAACTTCGCGAACCGCACCGCCGGTGTGCCGCTGAAGAACGACTCGGTGGCCACCGTGCTCGGCGGCACCGCTTCGCTGAGCTTCTACATGAAGACCACGCAGGCGGGCGGCCCGAACTCGTGGACAGCGCCCGGCATCTTCGGGCGCGACCAGTCGGGCGGCGCAGACGATGTGTTCTGGGGCTGGCTCGACAACAACGGGCGCATCAAGCTGTCGGTCGGCAACGACGGCGGCACCACCTCCACCGCAGTGGTGAACGACGGCAACTGGCACCACGTGGTACTGACGCGCGACGCGGCCTCTGGCGCGCAGGCGGTGTACGTCGACGGCGTGAAGACCACTTCCGCAGGCCTCACGGGCACCAAGGGCCTGTCGAACAAGTTCAACGTGCTGGGGCAGATCCAGGGCAACACGGCGCTCTTCAAGGGCACGCTGGCGGAGGTGCGCGTCTACGGCCGCGTGCTCACCGACACCGAGGTGAACACGCTGCGCGGGCAGGCCATCATCGGCGACCCGGGCATCGGCGGCGGGCCGAAGCTGGTCAACGGCCAGCTGGTGTTCAACCCCGGCACGCTCGGCAGCAGTGGCGCGCAGTTCCGCTGGAACTTCGGCGACGGCACGCAGACCACCTACTCGAACCAGCCGAACTACACCTACACCTACACGCGCCCCGGACACTTCACGGTGACGCTGACGGTGAAGGATGCAAACGGCCGCGAGACCTTCTACACCTATAACCTCACCGTGATCGTCCCGACCACGGCGCGGGCGCCCACGCACACCACCAACATCGCGGGCGATGCGAACTCGGTGTACTCGGTCAACCCCGACAGCGGCACGGTTGCAGCCATCGACGCGCAGACCCTGGCCAAGCGCTGGGAAGTGCGCGTCGGCGAAGAACCGAAGACGCTGGCCGTCGCCCCCGACGGCCGCATCTGGGTCACGGTGCAGGGCGAGGACAAGCTGGTGGTGCTCAACGCAGCCGACGGCAGCGTCTCGGCCACCGTGCCGCTGGCCTATGGCAGCGGCCCCTACGGCGTGGCCTTCACGCCCGATGGCGCCAAGGGCCTGCTGACGCTGGAGAGCAAGTCGGTGCTCATGAGCTTCGACCCGAGCAACGGCGCCACCACCGGTGCGGTCGCGCTCGAAGGCAACCTGCGCGGCATTGCCGTCAACTCCGACGCGCAGGTGGCGTATGTCACGCGCTTCAAGTCGAAGATGACCGGCGGCCAGCTGCACAAGGTGAACCTGCAGAGCATGAGCGCGATGACCACCATCGCCTTGCCGGTGGACACCACCACGGTGGACACCGAAAGCCGTGCGCGCGGCGTGGCCAACTACCTGAGCCAGGTGATCATCTCGCCGGACGGCACGCGGGCGGTGCTGCCTTCGAAGAAGGACAACATCGTGCGCGGCAAGTTCAGGGACGGCAACAACCTGGTGCACGACCAGACGGTGCGTTCCATCCTCTCGCAGGTCAACCTGCAGACGGCCGCGGAAGTGTTCGGCGAGCAGATCGACTTCGACGACCGCGCACCGGCACGCGCCGCGCTGTTCTCGCCGTCGGGCGACTACCTGTTCGTCGCGCAGATGGAAGGCAATCGCGTGGCCATCGTCGATCCGTACAGCCGCTCGGTGCGGGGCGAGATCAACGCCAGCAGCGCGCCGCACGGCCTGTACCTGGACGCGACGAGGAAACGCCTGTTCGTCAACAACTTCCTCGCGCGCTCGGTGTCGGTGCACGACGTGGCCTCGGTGCTGGCCTCGGAAACGGCGGCGCCGATCTTCCTGCAGAACGTCTCGACGGTCGCGCAGGAACCGATGTCGCCCGCGGCGCTGCGCGGCAAGCAGGTGTTCTACAACGCGTCGGACCGGCGCATGAGCAAGGACAACTACATCTCCTGCGCGAGCTGCCACGCGGATGCCGGCGACGACGGCATGGTGTGGGACTTCACCCAGCGCGGCGAGGGCCTGCGCCGCACCATCAGCCTCATGGGCAAGCGAGGCCTGGGTCACGGCAAGCTGCACTGGACGGCGAACTTCGACGAGGTGCAGGACTTCGAGAACGACATCCGCAACGAGTTCGGCGGCACCGGCTTCCTGACCAACGCGGACTTCACGGCCACGCAAGACCCGCTCGGCGCCCCCAAGGCCGGCAAGAACGCGCAGCTGGACGATCTCGCGGCCTACCTGACCTCGCTGAACAAGTACATGCGCAGCCCGGCGCGCAACGCCGACGGCAGCCTCAGCGTCGACGCGGCGCGGGGCCAGGCGCTGTTCGCCTCGGCGCAGTGCGTGACCTGCCACACCGGCGCCACCTTCCGCGACGGACAGCGGCACGACGTGGGCACCATCCAGCTCTCGTCGGGCAAGGGCAGCAACCAGCCGCTGGCGGGCGTGGGCTTCGACACGCCGACGCTCGTGGGCACCTGGAACACCACGGCCTTCTTCCACAACGGCCAGGCGGCCACGCTGCAGGACGTGCTCGCCGGCGGCCACGGCAACGCCAGCAGCCTGCCGCCCGCCGACGTGGTGGCGATTCGCGAGTACGTGCGGTCGCAGGACACCGACCCGACGCCGACGATCACCCGCATCCGTTCGAACCTCAGCAACCTGTGCGTGAACATCAAGGGCGTGTCGACCGCCAGCGGCGCGACGGCGGTGCAGTGGCCGTGCGGCAATGCGAACAACGAGCGGTTCACGGTGACGAGCCTCACGGGCGGCTACCTGCAGTTCAAGGCCGAGCACAGCGGCCTGTGCCTGGCGCAGAGCGGCACCGCGACGACGAACGCGGCGGTGGTGCAGCTGGCCTGCTCGGCCGGCGACACGACGCAGTGGAGCCTGGTGGGCGGCGCGATCAAGAACCGCGCCTCGGGTTCCTGCCTCGACGTGCCGAACAGCTCGACGACGCAGGACACGGCGCTGATCACCTGGACCTGCAACGGCGGCACCAACCAGAGCTGGACCCAGCTCCCCTGA
- a CDS encoding branched-chain amino acid ABC transporter permease: MTAILVLEQLLNGLGYGLMLFLLAAGLTLVFGIMDVLNLAHGSLFMAGAYVAAEAHTRTGSFAAAIVIAVAVTVVVALLLEVLLMRRLYTRDHLAQVLATFGVILVADDIVTMAWGPSPVMAPTPAALSGPVNLMDGLPYPAYRLVILIGGLLVALALYLLVNHTRIGMRVRAGASDRPMAELMGVRVGRIFNGVFLLGAALAALAGALMGPIVAVQVGMGEAILIPALVVLVIGGIGSVRGAFVAALLVGVVDTIGRAFVPMLLRATLPPATAADLGPLFAEVAMYALMVIVLIFRPSGLFSARA; encoded by the coding sequence ATGACCGCAATTCTTGTTCTCGAGCAGCTGCTCAACGGCCTCGGCTACGGCCTGATGCTGTTCCTGCTGGCCGCGGGCCTCACGCTGGTGTTCGGCATCATGGACGTGCTGAACCTCGCGCACGGCTCGCTGTTCATGGCGGGGGCCTACGTGGCGGCCGAGGCGCACACGCGCACCGGCTCGTTCGCTGCGGCCATCGTCATCGCGGTGGCGGTCACCGTGGTGGTGGCGCTGCTGCTCGAAGTGCTGCTGATGCGCCGCCTCTACACACGCGACCACCTCGCGCAGGTGCTCGCCACCTTCGGCGTGATCCTGGTGGCCGACGACATCGTGACGATGGCCTGGGGCCCGTCGCCCGTGATGGCGCCGACACCCGCCGCGCTCTCGGGTCCGGTCAACCTGATGGACGGCCTGCCCTACCCGGCCTACCGCCTCGTGATCCTCATCGGCGGGCTGCTGGTGGCGCTCGCGCTCTACCTGCTGGTGAACCACACGCGCATCGGCATGCGGGTGCGCGCGGGCGCGTCCGACCGGCCGATGGCCGAACTGATGGGCGTGCGCGTGGGCCGCATCTTCAACGGCGTGTTCCTGCTCGGTGCGGCGCTCGCCGCGCTGGCGGGCGCGCTGATGGGGCCCATCGTCGCAGTGCAGGTCGGCATGGGCGAAGCGATCCTGATCCCGGCGCTCGTGGTGCTGGTGATCGGCGGCATCGGTTCGGTGCGCGGCGCCTTCGTGGCCGCACTGCTCGTGGGCGTGGTCGACACCATCGGCCGTGCGTTCGTCCCGATGCTGCTGCGCGCCACGCTGCCGCCGGCCACCGCGGCCGACCTGGGGCCGCTCTTCGCCGAAGTCGCGATGTACGCGCTGATGGTGATTGTTCTGATCTTCCGCCCCTCGGGCCTCTTCTCGGCGCGCGCATGA
- a CDS encoding ABC transporter ATP-binding protein, translated as MSLFRIEGLVKRFGGLLATDHVSLTVERGEVHALIGPNGAGKTTLVNLITGLLKADAGRILLDEIDITKLRDHQRVAAGMSRCFQVTRVFAKETVHDNLMLAAQAHAGSSLRFMAPRATERDLVQRAIALADRVGLGSERDRIAGTLPHGAQRALDVALALAAEPKLLLLDEPMAGMGPDESARMVDLIESLRESMAILLIEHDMDAVFRLANRLTVLVQGRVLMSGTADEVRGHPDVQAVYLGTEAEGHA; from the coding sequence ATGAGCCTTTTCAGAATCGAAGGATTGGTCAAGCGATTCGGCGGCCTGCTCGCCACCGACCATGTGAGCCTTACCGTGGAACGCGGCGAGGTGCATGCGCTGATCGGCCCCAACGGCGCGGGCAAGACCACGCTGGTGAACCTGATCACCGGCCTCCTCAAGGCCGACGCGGGCCGCATCCTGCTGGACGAAATCGACATCACCAAGCTGCGCGACCACCAGCGCGTGGCGGCCGGCATGTCGCGCTGCTTTCAGGTGACGCGCGTGTTCGCCAAGGAGACCGTGCACGACAACCTGATGCTCGCGGCGCAGGCCCATGCGGGCAGCAGCCTGCGCTTCATGGCGCCGCGCGCGACCGAGCGCGACCTGGTGCAGCGCGCCATCGCGCTGGCCGATCGCGTGGGCCTGGGCAGCGAACGCGATCGCATCGCAGGCACGCTGCCGCATGGTGCCCAGCGCGCGCTCGACGTGGCGCTGGCGCTCGCGGCCGAACCCAAGCTGCTGCTGCTCGACGAACCGATGGCGGGCATGGGCCCCGACGAATCGGCGCGCATGGTGGACCTGATCGAATCGCTGCGCGAATCGATGGCCATCCTCTTGATCGAACACGACATGGACGCCGTGTTCCGCCTGGCCAACCGGCTCACCGTGCTGGTGCAGGGCCGCGTGCTGATGAGCGGCACGGCCGACGAAGTGCGCGGGCACCCCGACGTGCAGGCGGTGTACCTCGGGACCGAAGCGGAAGGACACGCATGA
- a CDS encoding branched-chain amino acid ABC transporter permease, producing MKLSSRSIGLGLVFVLLAAFPLIAPLFGLEFYIGFVRRVLIVALAAASLNFILGFGGMVALGHAGFIGMGAYTVVALSDAGVMSAWVMWPLAALVAGVVAALIGTVALRTRGVYFIMTTLAFAQMLYFVVVSLRRYGGDDGYTLMSRPTLLPGLDLGNESNFYWVVLVIVALALWWLHRATQSRFGHALMGIRDNETRMRALGYPVFRLQLVAFAIAGAIAGLAGALLAGGNGFVSPATMHWTQSATLLVMVVIGGLGRSWGGPVGAIVWLLLEEFLKQHTEHWHMPLGLLLIAVALWAPKGLAALYKRRLPLTPTLSPEGRGSETTP from the coding sequence ATGAAGCTCTCCTCCCGCTCCATCGGCCTCGGGCTCGTCTTCGTGCTGCTCGCGGCATTTCCGCTGATCGCGCCCTTGTTCGGGCTCGAGTTCTACATCGGCTTCGTGCGGCGTGTGCTCATCGTGGCGCTGGCCGCGGCGAGCCTCAACTTCATCCTCGGCTTCGGCGGCATGGTGGCGCTCGGGCATGCGGGCTTCATCGGCATGGGGGCGTACACGGTGGTCGCGCTCAGCGACGCGGGCGTGATGTCGGCATGGGTGATGTGGCCGCTGGCTGCGCTCGTGGCCGGCGTCGTCGCCGCGCTGATCGGCACGGTGGCGCTGCGCACGCGCGGCGTGTACTTCATCATGACCACGTTGGCCTTCGCGCAGATGCTGTACTTCGTGGTGGTGTCGCTGCGCCGCTATGGCGGCGACGACGGCTACACGCTCATGAGCCGGCCCACACTGCTGCCCGGGCTCGACCTCGGCAACGAATCGAACTTCTACTGGGTCGTGCTGGTCATCGTGGCGCTCGCGCTCTGGTGGCTGCACCGCGCGACGCAATCGCGCTTCGGCCATGCGCTCATGGGCATCCGCGACAACGAGACGCGCATGCGTGCGCTGGGCTACCCCGTGTTCCGGCTGCAGCTGGTGGCGTTCGCGATTGCCGGCGCCATCGCCGGCCTCGCGGGTGCGCTTCTTGCAGGCGGCAACGGTTTCGTCAGTCCCGCGACGATGCACTGGACGCAATCGGCCACGCTGCTGGTGATGGTGGTGATCGGCGGCCTCGGCCGCAGCTGGGGCGGGCCCGTGGGCGCCATCGTCTGGCTGCTGCTGGAGGAGTTTCTGAAACAACACACGGAGCACTGGCACATGCCGCTGGGATTGTTGTTGATCGCTGTCGCGCTGTGGGCACCCAAGGGGCTTGCTGCCCTTTACAAGCGCCGCTTGCCCCTCACCCCAACCCTCTCCCCAGAGGGGCGAGGGAGCGAGACCACACCATGA
- a CDS encoding aldolase — protein MSKDKTARLNRLLTNGRCLDIALDHGVCNEPSFLDGLEDMPQVIDKLVAAAPDALQLNYGQSDLLQDRPGRDKPALVMRIDMGNPYNATLHRVMWAQLQNEHDPVLPAVQRDAACVVVNLFMLPNEPDLFRQCVQNIARVRADCDRYGMPLMIEPLVMQSPTPGSRYMVDGDAEKIVTLVRLAREMGADIVKADPTSDPKDFHRVVQAARCPVLVRGGGREELQQVFARSRTLLDQGAVGMVYGRNVYQHANPSAVVSALMAMIHRDASAEAAWDIYESGGTK, from the coding sequence ATGTCGAAAGACAAGACAGCACGGCTCAACCGCCTGCTCACCAACGGCCGTTGCCTGGACATCGCCCTCGACCACGGCGTGTGCAACGAGCCTTCGTTCCTCGACGGCCTGGAGGACATGCCCCAGGTCATCGACAAGCTCGTGGCCGCCGCACCCGATGCGCTGCAACTGAACTACGGCCAGTCCGACCTGCTGCAGGACCGCCCGGGCCGCGACAAGCCGGCGCTCGTGATGCGCATCGACATGGGCAACCCCTACAACGCCACGCTGCATCGCGTGATGTGGGCCCAGCTGCAGAACGAGCACGACCCGGTGCTGCCGGCCGTGCAGCGCGATGCGGCCTGCGTGGTGGTCAACCTCTTCATGCTGCCGAACGAACCCGACCTGTTCCGCCAGTGCGTGCAGAACATCGCGCGCGTGCGCGCCGACTGCGACCGCTACGGCATGCCGCTGATGATCGAGCCGCTGGTGATGCAGTCGCCCACGCCCGGCAGCCGCTACATGGTCGACGGTGATGCCGAGAAGATCGTGACGCTGGTGCGCCTCGCGCGCGAGATGGGCGCCGACATCGTCAAGGCCGACCCGACCAGCGACCCCAAGGATTTCCACCGCGTGGTGCAGGCCGCGCGCTGCCCCGTGCTCGTGCGCGGTGGCGGCCGCGAGGAACTGCAGCAGGTGTTCGCGCGTTCGCGCACGCTGCTGGACCAAGGCGCGGTCGGCATGGTGTATGGGCGCAACGTCTACCAGCATGCGAATCCGTCGGCAGTGGTCAGTGCATTGATGGCCATGATCCACCGCGATGCCAGCGCCGAGGCGGCCTGGGACATCTACGAATCGGGCGGCACGAAGTAA
- the atpE gene encoding F0F1 ATP synthase subunit C — protein MTGFNILPLAVALLIGIAALGSCLGIGLVGQKFLESTARQPEMVDVLQTKFFLIAGVTDGAFIIATGIGLWFATANPFG, from the coding sequence ATGACCGGCTTCAACATCCTTCCCCTCGCAGTCGCCCTGCTGATCGGCATCGCAGCGCTCGGCTCGTGCCTGGGCATCGGACTGGTCGGCCAGAAGTTCCTCGAGAGCACCGCACGCCAGCCCGAGATGGTCGACGTGCTGCAGACCAAGTTCTTCCTGATCGCGGGCGTGACGGACGGCGCCTTCATCATCGCCACCGGCATCGGCCTCTGGTTTGCGACCGCCAATCCGTTCGGCTGA
- a CDS encoding DpnI domain-containing protein — translation MATAKQELGAWGEIEVSKKCACPSCKRSKTLKRLPTNFKCADLICDFCGYLAQVKSMSVRKLDPMPKQILGAAWGPQRERMDAGIYFPLFLVLKTPTEFAIYYLPSDFQSPALFSERVPLSASAKRAGWQGFTYVLSAVPDGALVRLV, via the coding sequence GTGGCAACAGCAAAGCAGGAGCTTGGTGCATGGGGGGAGATCGAGGTCTCCAAGAAGTGCGCATGCCCAAGCTGTAAACGTTCCAAGACGCTCAAGCGCCTTCCCACAAACTTCAAGTGCGCAGATCTCATATGTGACTTCTGCGGCTACCTTGCGCAAGTGAAGTCAATGTCGGTTCGCAAGCTGGACCCAATGCCTAAGCAGATCCTCGGCGCAGCATGGGGCCCCCAGAGAGAACGAATGGATGCGGGAATCTATTTCCCACTATTTCTAGTATTGAAGACACCGACGGAGTTCGCTATTTACTACCTGCCCTCGGACTTTCAAAGCCCAGCGCTCTTTTCTGAGCGTGTGCCGCTGTCTGCCTCCGCCAAGAGAGCGGGATGGCAAGGCTTTACCTATGTGCTTTCGGCTGTTCCTGACGGCGCCCTTGTTCGACTGGTCTGA
- a CDS encoding ABC transporter substrate-binding protein, which produces MSHLSPKSPALPRTLLSLLLCGAALGTAASAMAAPVKVGLALDISGPFAALGAEARDGFALGIKQLNGKLGGQDVEFVQADMAGSPDQAKQLVDRMIQRDKIDIFSGPIGSNVALAVGPTLFNAKVPYLSANAGPSQFAGAQCNAYFFGTAYQNDQFHEAAGKFAQDRGFKKTVLIAPNYPAGKDALGGFKRQFKGQVADELYTKLGQIDYAAELAQLRAAKPDSIYFFLPGAMGINFIKQFVGAGLSKDITLVTSGFSADEDVIGAVGEPMLGLFNTSHWAHDLDNPASKAFVAAFRKEYNGRYPSVYAAQAYDAILAMDAAVKQSGGNAQNREAVVAALKKANYASTRGAFKYANNHYPIENFYLRVIGKDAQGKVTNKLINTVLTNYGDSYADKCPLK; this is translated from the coding sequence ATGAGCCACCTGTCCCCGAAGTCGCCCGCGCTGCCGCGCACCCTGCTCTCGCTGCTGCTGTGCGGCGCAGCCCTTGGTACTGCGGCGTCGGCCATGGCCGCCCCCGTGAAGGTGGGCTTGGCCCTCGACATTTCAGGGCCTTTCGCGGCATTGGGCGCCGAGGCGCGCGACGGTTTCGCGCTCGGCATCAAGCAGCTCAACGGCAAGCTCGGCGGGCAGGACGTCGAATTCGTGCAGGCCGACATGGCCGGCAGCCCCGACCAGGCCAAGCAGCTGGTCGACCGCATGATCCAGCGCGACAAGATCGACATCTTCAGCGGCCCCATCGGCTCCAACGTGGCGCTGGCCGTGGGCCCCACGCTCTTCAACGCCAAGGTGCCGTACCTCTCGGCCAACGCCGGCCCGAGCCAGTTTGCCGGTGCGCAATGCAATGCGTACTTCTTCGGCACCGCCTACCAGAACGACCAGTTCCACGAGGCGGCCGGCAAGTTCGCGCAGGACCGCGGCTTCAAGAAGACCGTGCTGATCGCCCCCAACTACCCGGCCGGCAAGGATGCGCTGGGCGGCTTCAAGCGCCAGTTCAAGGGCCAGGTGGCCGACGAGCTCTACACCAAGCTCGGCCAGATCGACTACGCCGCCGAACTCGCGCAGTTGCGCGCGGCCAAGCCCGACTCGATCTACTTCTTCCTGCCCGGCGCGATGGGCATCAACTTCATCAAGCAGTTCGTGGGCGCGGGCCTGTCGAAGGACATCACGCTGGTCACCAGCGGCTTCTCGGCCGACGAGGACGTGATCGGCGCGGTGGGCGAGCCGATGCTCGGTTTGTTCAACACCTCGCACTGGGCGCACGACCTGGACAACCCTGCCAGCAAGGCTTTCGTGGCCGCGTTCCGCAAGGAATACAACGGGCGCTACCCATCGGTGTACGCGGCGCAGGCGTACGACGCAATCCTCGCGATGGACGCGGCCGTGAAGCAATCGGGCGGCAACGCGCAGAACCGCGAAGCCGTGGTCGCCGCGCTGAAGAAGGCCAACTACGCCTCGACGCGCGGTGCCTTCAAGTACGCGAACAACCACTACCCCATCGAGAACTTCTACCTGCGCGTGATCGGCAAGGATGCGCAGGGCAAGGTCACGAACAAGCTGATCAACACGGTGCTAACCAACTACGGCGACTCGTACGCCGACAAGTGCCCATTGAAGTAA